AATTCACCTCCAGTTGTGGctataactgtaataaaatcaaagttTTCAAATATTGTTGAGTCCTTGGGCATCATATACTTTCCTCACACAGCAGTACGTGCCAGAGTCAAATCTTGGCTGTAGTGTGTAAGGTGATTGTGCTTCTCTCCCTAACACACTGACTAACACAGCGAAGTGAAGGCGTGGCTTCCTATTCCTCCTCTCAGCTGATTACTTACTCTAATCTCTGTGGTTGCAGCCCCTGCAAACTCCCTAACCCATTGTGCTTATCTTCTCTGTGGCTTGATTTATGGCtgactgtgtgcgtgtgtgtgtgtgcgtgtgtgtgtacatgcaggcAGTGCAGCTTCAGGGGCGTTACAGTGGCTGGGAACGGCATGGTACCAGTTGGTCACGCTCATGTCTCTGCTCAACGTCTTTTTCTTGACTAGGTAAGTTTTCATAACCATTCATTTTCAGGCAGAGATTTGTATCTGTGCATGTAGTGGCCTGTCAAATTTCCTTTGAAATGGCATTCAGACTTGAATTCCTTCATTGTTTTGCTGTGTCTTTGAAACCAAACAAGAATAAATTCCTACTGTCACAAACAGACCATTTGTTGTAGCGCTGTACTGTGCGTTTGTATTGCATAAAACATGGGAGGTGGGCAATACCATTTTATGATTCATGGTGTTTTAACATCTGCATAGTGCACCATATGCTCTGTTGAACACCATTTGAGTGTCTGTCAAAGTGTTATGTGGTATCACTTTTAGggcatgtacattttatttcatatttgatCTATTCCATAACTTAAAGATATGTGAAAATCGTATATATAATATCACATGGATTTATTCGGGGCTCTTTTCCTGCAtcaagcagaataacacactttggcTAAAATTAAGTTTTGATGGACTTTCATTAGGCAACTAAACTGGAACATTTGGCTCTATAAATACTTGATTTATAGATCTTTCTGCCTCCAAAATTCATAAAGACTATGATAATTCAGAGTGAAATTTGTTTTGAGACGTTTAACACACGTAATCTCTTTCTGTAGGATCGTGCCTCTACTTCAGAAACTTTTCCTGATTATTCTTCCATTTGTGCTTACCCTTGGTGAGTTCAGCCTGCAGTCATGTTGGAGGCCcctgtttttatttagctcCTTTGATGTATTCCTGAGAATCTTATCTGTCATTTTCATCTCCTCTATCCTAATCTGTTTTCTGCTATTTAGCCGTCCTGTGGTACTGGGGAATGTTCAGCTTCTGGACCCTTTGGCCTGTAGCAAACGTGACTAGAGACTCGCCCATAAACAAAGCCTTTGAGGTTCAACCTGATATCACATTATCAGACAGAGCTACTGAGGTTCAACCTGATATCACTGTATCAGAGACAAACTCTCGGGTAAATGAAGATCCTATATGTTAATTCTGCATATAAAGTTTATCCACTGCAAAATTAAAGTTGCTGTGGCCTCAGCAGGAGCTGCCGGTTGTATCTGAGGCTGATTCTGAGCGACTGGCACGGATAGAGCAGAGTCTCGGGATGCTGTGGGATAAAGTGGCGGCATCAGGCGGCAAACAGGAGGAGCGGCACGCTGAGGTACTCGGTCTGTGCAGCTCACTAAAAGAAGAGCTGCATACAAACACGGATAAAAAGACCATGGGCCAGTGGGTGGGCACAATTGTAGAGCAAAGATTAAGCCTGCTGAGacaagagatggagagagagacggagcaCTCACAGAAGGTACGTATGTGAATAAACGAATCCCATATTTCACGTAATTAACAGAAGATAAAATGGCTTTATGACAGGATAATGAGTAGAAAGCATTTTCCGCTTGTCTTATTCCTTCAGCATCAGGAAGAGTTTGAAGCCGGGTACCAAACTCAGCAGTCCCGGCTAGCCAAGATCGAAGCTCTTCTTCAGGACCTGGCACAAAGAACCGAGGTACGATAATTCACAACCTGATCCCAATCACGTCTCATTCCTCTGTGGTTCATataactgaatgtgtgtgttttgatattTAAAGGAGTTACAAACAAGACAAGAGGCCGATACACCGTCTGCTGTCAGGTCTGTGCATTGTTATATTATAATTGTTACCACAAGACTTGTATCTGTATTAGTTATAAAATTTCTTTAATTACTGCATTAAAATTTGAATtactaaaaacatttattattcaattgTATTTGAGTGTTAATGAACCTAACGATTTATACTGCCACAAACAAAGACATGGCATCAGCAGTAGTGCTATTCTATACGTTCATATCACATAAAAATGAGCTGTTCTCAAACTGAGGGTCTCAGAAAAGTTTCAGAAGTACTTGGCTACacacatgtttaaaaatggacattattacaattaaatatcaaaattaCAGCCAACTTGTGCCCACTTAATAAGCTGTAATGTGGTCAGAACTGCGCCAAGTCTATTATATGTCCAGGTTAGTGACAGCTGCAGAGAAAAATAGCTTCTGGTAAGACAAGGTCATACTCCATCAAATGAAAGTAATTATAGGGGGACAaatagtgggaaaaaaatgctaGTTAACTAAGAATGCAGTGTCTCTGTGACACTATCCATGAAGGGGACTTGAGACTAAAGAGACTAAAAAGAACTGCTGGATTTTACACTCTTTAGCCATATTTGCTGTTAAATCTCAAAttacttgtttgtgtttgcttgTGCTTTGTCATTCAAGTATTGAGAACATGGGATTCTTAGAAATTGGAGTGTGTTTTGCTTtcagatgattaaaaatgaaagttaaaaaaatagtataaGTCCATGAAATTTGTTGTGGTGTTCAGCTGAACTACAAGGGAAATTTTGCTGCAAAGCCTCTTAATCACACCTGACAACGACTTTCTCTGTAGTGGGGAAATGGATAGTGCTTCTCACGCGACTCTGCTGGCACAAGTACGCAAGCTGGAGGAGGCTCTGAGCAGCATCAGGGCAGACCTGCAGGGGGTGAACGGCTGTAAAGGAAGGTGCGAACAGCTGGATTCTCTTCATGACACAGTAAGTCACATGCCTATTACTACTTAAATCTTGATATGCTCATGTCATGTGGCCTGATGGTATCGCCTGTAATAGCATTTCTTTGTAGTGACAGTAATCATGATGATGCAAGTTATATTGATGTCAGTTCTATTTGCCTTCCAGATATCTGCTCAGGTCAAGAAGGAGCTTCAGGTTCTTCTGTACGGTAGCGAGCAGAAGGACGTGACGCTGCCAGGTTCTTTGATGCAGTGGCTTTCGACCCAGTTTGTGAGCAACTCGGACCTGCTGGTCTCACTCGGTGCTCTCGAGAAGAGAATTCTGGGTAACTTGTCACTTCAGCTAGAGGAGATGCAACAAAAACCTAGTGAAGAGATGATCACGCAGCGTGTCCTGCAAGCCACTGAGCAATCTGGCTTATCAGAAGAGGTAAAAGTGTCGAGAATGTAGCTGCACTAATTCAAATTTTTTAGATAATTCCTCAatactctcactcacactttaCTTTTTTCTCACCAGGATGTCCAGCTGATTGTGCAGAATGCTCTGAAGCTCTACTCTGAGGACCGCATTGGCCTTGTGGATTATGCTCTGGAGTCTGGAGGTACAGTATCAAAACCACGCTTGCAATCGTATGGTTTGAGAGGAACCCTGACTAAGCAGTGTGGTTTTGGTTATGAATTAATACTGCAGTTACGAATGTGCTGATCGAACTGTTTTTCTTCATGGCTGCCCAGATGCAGACGTGTTTGTAGTAAGCAGTATTTTCTCAGTCTCAGTGTGCGTAACAGAGGAGCAGGTTCTGCATGGAGTGGAATATAGTCTCCCATTTTAGATGTAAAAAATGCAGATAGAGTTGAGAGAGAGTTCCCAAGAACCAAAACATCTCATGTTTACAAAAAGCGTATCACTGTGTGTTAATTTGTGTTTTACCTGTGAATCTGAAATGGACTAATACAAATGCctgatttaatataaaaacatctgCACTGGAATATTTCTCTCCTTAACGCACACAAAGCcgtaaaataaatacatgtagcTGTTTAGTGTGCATTTTGTCCCCCCCGCCCCACAAATACAGCCAGTGTTCCCCaaaactttttaaatgaatatctatgtagggtttttttgtttgtttgttttttaagaattaCTGAACATAGTATTTTGACCATCTTTATGAAGAATGATTTTCTcataaaggaggaaaaaaaaaaaaagccctgcacacacacagttaaaggAGCATTAGGTAAGATCAGTAAGATTAGGTCTCTGATGGTAAAGTGGGTAGGTTCAACATTTGaaactgattgattgatttatttccCTGCCTTGAGCCCACCCCGGTTTCCtcccatgttcacaaagctctgCTCCCAGGACCTACATTGGCCTGTAGAGTACAGTGCAGCTGGAATGACCAAGTTACCAACTATTGAACTAGTTCATTTATAAGGATTAGTATCATCATTAGGCATTGCAGAATAATAAGGAACGGTGGAGTTCTTCTATACAAGAAGAGACTTTAATCAATTATGCTTTATATTTTACCCAGAACACAGTTCTTGTATGGGATTTGTTAATAAAGCCAGAAGCTTTCTCCAACTAAgttactcattttttttattcacctgTCTGTTCCTTAGCCTCTAAACTAGCTCTTGCATTGGAAACTCCTCACGGCAGGCACCGATTTATTGTATTTAGCAATTAATGacaattatatttcatttatcctGAGTGACTTTATCATCTTTTCATGCTACAGAAGTACTCTGCTTGTAGAGCGGCGAGCTACAGAGCTCTGTATATAGGCTCGCTGATGTTAGCATTTTAGAACTCAGCTTTTTAGCCCGCTCAGGCATTCAAGTAATTGAAATCCAAGTTAAAGCGAAATTCAGCTCGTCGATTAATGACAATTAGATTTCACTTATCCTGAGTGACAAATGTTACACAGGTACTCTGCTTGGAGTGAAGCGCCGTTGGGGCgagtctataaaatgactgacacgAGGCCCATCCAAACAATTCCAGTGTTCTAGAGTGAAGTGCATTTGcgatttttcaaaaaaacattttttcccctgccACACGAGGCCATGACTTAacccattatttttttttagcatgttctgcacattttccaggttatttgtacagtctggaaattttataaatatactCTTGCTACTTTTATGCCAAATCGATTTGTAAACAGTACACTATGACCTCACTATGACTAGAGAACTGttagagaatgagacagagaaaatgTGGTGGATTAAGAGAGAGGAATGTACCCAGTAAAAGTATACATTTGTCTTTATAAATTTCAGTAAAGTGAAAAGTACTTCCCAAGTAAAACTACTCTTAAGTGTCATTAATTTGTGACATATGGCACCACTGCTCAAAACTTACGTCATGACACTTTATACTAGAAACCTAGCTGTTTTTTCTGTATGTCTCATTTTAATTTCCACCTTTGTAAAGTGTTTAATCCTACTGTTATTGTGGTTGGAAATGGTAGCAGTAGAAGAGTTAAAGGGGTCTGATTTGAGCTGAAGTGAGACTTGATGTGttcatgaatattttttaaatatttttttcatttaagaaaTTATTGAGCTGTGAGAAGACTTTCAGGTActtgaaagaagaaaatgaagcgTTAGAGATTATATAGTTGCTTAAAACTGAGGAATCAAGGTTCGATTTCTTCAATAGAGAGCTTACAGCTACTGTTTTGAGTGTGCCTGGAAAAGTGACTGTTAAAGTCTAAGCTGCGTGACagttgtatgtatgtgtttgtgtttaggtgGCAGCATCCTGAGCACACGTTGTTCAGAGACGTACGAGACAAAGACTGCACTGATGAGTCTGTTCGGTTTTCCTCTTTGGTATTTCTCCCAGTCGCCCCGTGCAGTCATACAGGTAAGCTCCATTCTTACTCGGTACTTACATTACACAAAAATTGCTATATAATTTCTTTATACTGTTTTCCTccctttttctcctttctgtttttttttaaattctcccACATCAGCCAGATGTACATCCTGGCAACTGCTGGGCATTTAAAGGTTCCACTGGCTATCTGGTGATTCGTCTGTGTGTGAAGATCGTTCCCACAGCCTTTTCCCTGGAACACATCCCCAAAGCTCTCTCACCTACCGGCAACATCAGCAGCGCCCCACGCAACTTCACAGTCTATGTAAGGCACATTACTGAAAGCAGACTaccatagattttttttttaattattattgatgtGGGAGGGATTATATTAGCCAGTCTTAGTTTTGAGCACTTGGAAATAGGCTTGAATGAAAAATTGCATTCTATCATGACAAATGAAGTTCAAAATTAGTTGTCATTGTAATTTTATTGTGTGTTGCACAATGTATTAGAATATCATTAGACCATGTTGACATTTGTGTCTAGGTGAATCATGTTGGCCATGGTGTTTATTTGGACAGGACACTCTTCAAGAGTTGCAGTCTCATTAATGACAAACAGGgcttaaaaaaattagaaaaaaaaaaaacatctaggtAGCCATCTAATAGTCGTTGGGAAGAACTTGCTCCATGGTGCAATAAATGTGATTCTTCTCACTTACTCATACCAGGACTCTAGTTTCAGGAATTGGCTCAGATTAGGAAAAAACCTATTTATTACATGAAcgttttaaatgattcattgtTTAGAGTTAAAATCTGAAATATGTTATACTGATTTATAAAATTCTTGCCAATCAGATGATAAGTATTGGTATGCTTTGATGGGTTGAGTTCAGTGCAATAAAAGTTGAGCAGGATTTTTTCTGTATAGTTACAGTTTTGGTATAAAAAGTACTAAAGATGATATTAAAGATGCGACAGCTTTACGGAAAAgcataatgtttaatttttacgCCACTCATTTGAGTCTACTTGGTGAGATGTCAATCTCCAATTTAGGTATTTTTTAAGGTACATGTTGATTGTGTGCTTTTTAATTGGAATATGGTTTCTTCTGAAGTGACAAATGATTCAAAAAGTGAAGAAGAATGTTAAAGTGAATTCTGTAGTAGTGACTTTCTTCTGTCATTCTGTAAAGGGTCTGGAGGATGAACAGCAGGAGGAGGGGCAGCTGCTCGGGCAGTACGTCTACCAAGAGGATGGAGACGCTCTACAGACCTACCCAGTCACGGTGAGGGAAGCACACTACATGCTTAAGCCCTGTTTGGATGGgattaaatttgcatttatacatttattcgtttagcagacacttttatccaaagcgacttacaaatGAGGGAAATACAAGCAAAGCGATATATCAAGCAGAGAATAATACAAGTAGTGCTACCATACAAGATTTTTAACCGAGTACTAGAGGTGCAAAGTGCACAGAGTAGAGGTATAAGTGTATGTGCAGATTTTTTTGCACTTGACGGGACAAGTTAGGGGTTAGTTAAGTGTAGTGAAGATAGTAACAGATTCTGCATGGGGTTCTGGAGTAGtttcctattttacaggtgcttcttggtgattttatttccatctggATTGTCCATGTGTTTTTCTCCATCCTCCTCTCagaaaattacaggctgaaTTGTCTACAGTTTTTCACTGAATTTAGACGCCATCTGATTGTTTTTGTCCTGTACAGATACACATGTCCgtgattttctatgcagatgtTGCCtcgttggggggaaaaaaaaaatgcttgagtGCTGCTCCTTGCCGTATGTAGTTTTGGAGAGTGTGCATCACTGATCCTAGAGATTAAACACTCCCTGAATCAcgaaatgaaaaatggatgctTTAGAAGAAGCACTCAACCCTGTACTTGGTCTGGGTGGTAAAGCCTCGACTACACGCACTACTTGGGAAAACATTTTAAGGAGGAGGAAAAGGGAGCCATTATAATGGCAGCTACAGCTATAAAGCATTACCTTATATTCAGATATGCATAATATCAATTTTTAGGTTTCTGTAAATGATGTTATTTCAGTATATTGAAAAActaaaatgacataaccaacataaatatttcatgttgcgatatttacatttgcgatatttcCATAATTTCGGTATACTATGCAGCCCTAATGGAAACCATAATGAGATGTGTACATACAGTCCAGGCTTAACATAATGCAAGTTAGGTTTTGCATATGTTCTTTCAGTatcacaaaaatatcaaaagtaacaaaaatggtgAAAGTGTTAAGCCTCCACTTAGACCTTTTAGGTCACCTGCTGTTGGTTCTGGATTTTTTCTGGCAATTTATTCCACTTAGTTTTTCTACCCTCTCTGAAGTATCTTTGTCTGTTTCTGAATTATGATTTTCACTGAGGTAATGATTATCTCTAAACCTCCTGGTGTCTTCCTCCTCCAGCTCTGTGAAAGGTCAATATTTTCTGTCTTGTGATAGCTTTCTTCCTGATCCCATTGATTCTTAACTTTTCTGCTCACAGCACAGAGCTTACAACTTGCATCCTGTTTGTTCAATCTTATGTAATGGATGAAAAGCTCACAGTAAACATGTGTTGCCTGTTTAGGTTATTAGGCTTAATAAGACTCATCCTAGCCCAGGACCATTTCTAAAATTTGTGAATGTCCATCTATATAGAACtatttgtttacaaatgtccATACAAACAACCAGCATGACTAAATGACTGAAATCTCTGAAAGTCtgttaatgtttctttttttgatgATCTACCTTGaggtaaataatttatataaagcaTGTGATTGCTTTACGTAAGCCCACAGAGGACCTTGAGCATATCAGTAGGGATGAAACTTTCAGCTTGCTATTTGACTTGTTTGGTGTAATATTTAGGTCATGTTGTAATGGgtttttaatagaaaaacactaaataatGATCATAGATTTAACTTAAATAAAGTGTAAGTGAGTGGAATATATacataatgtaaataaagtgtatataCTATAGTGGatgtttctaaaaataaagtgtaatgcGCAAAGTTCCCagaaaaacaggatgttttgGAGCCCTTAATCACCCATGCAAGCAAAGTATTGCCGagactaataaaataaataaataaataaatatacacacaccaaaacTTTAGCACTTACCTGTATCTAATGGGTTTTGTTATTGTGGTGTACTTTACCATATGACAAGATGATCTGTTGGTTTGAGCCcctttatttattagaaatatcTACTCAGAATTTGTAAATATACAGGTTATGATCATTAAATTAGAGAGAGAGCTTTATGTGATGCAACTTTTTCCTAGACTATAGCACTGCTGGACACATCTGTAACAGTGTCTGCTGAAATAAACATACTTCAATACTGCTTTCAACTGAACCAACCATTTTTGAGCAGTCTGTTCAATGAGTTGAGTTATTAATCACACATTCTACTagacatgaaacaaaaatggTGTTGACTTGCCATCTAGAGAGGCGTATGCACTTTAGATATCAGAACAGTGATTCGTCCGTTGATAATATTGTTTACTTTATCATCTCACGCTTTCCAGGAAAACAACACGGAAGCCTTCCAGATTATTGAGCTGCGGGTGCTGAGTAACTGGGGTCACCCAGAGTACACGTGTCTGTACCGCTTCCGGGTGCACGGCGAGCCGGTACAGCAGTGATCAAACACTAAACTGGACGTGGAGTTTCACAGAGGAGATACCGCGCCACTCTGTCTTAATGTGGAAACATGTAACATGATTGCTTGCTTTAACCATCAGAGTTTTGCCTCTGCGCTTTGCACTCCTGTATCTCTCAGACAATACAGAGTTCATCTCCATCTGGAACTTgtggttttttgtttctttttttaatctcctcTGTGTGATTTTTACTCCGGCATGTGACACGGACACAGAGCAGCGAACTCGGCGTGGTCTGAACTGCACTGAAAACACTCAGTATGTTTAATCTAAACAA
The sequence above is a segment of the Pangasianodon hypophthalmus isolate fPanHyp1 chromosome 12, fPanHyp1.pri, whole genome shotgun sequence genome. Coding sequences within it:
- the sun1a gene encoding SUN domain-containing protein 1 isoform X1; translated protein: MVYSKVHTHTAQQHDADKTGYTYSLSSSYSSSALEYEREHKLAPVFESPRMSRRSLRLHTNSAHYGDDSLLDSSVNRSGSYSTESRVHQESKTVKSRRSQRSVSGSSSLFQTPVKSQSLALQAHNSSMHSCAASDASLLSSLLDESSIQEHTLVNSFWGLDKDGDLKDQTLHADHSFSLNNSGTHVAQTQTSTLHGGYICNNCVASHSDRRDALQAYTSSKTCSSSSCSYSSAALHGTAVDGATSAASTSFSSPHTTVYSRERSRRHRAGVLGVVSEAFLYHSRRVCASVVCVFTILMQSVLKTCQLGKVQLCSLTDRCVRVCRRAGASSAAALTLPAQYIGLRKTSSGSANGGHASYCGTMNVNEKVTQKDPHTLNGPLCDDCKEKQTSRTVTVSTGSSRAPWLVEALWVLVAFTGRSVLKAGQNVLSAAWFIARKILSILYLAAVSPGSAASGALQWLGTAWYQLVTLMSLLNVFFLTRIVPLLQKLFLIILPFVLTLAVLWYWGMFSFWTLWPVANVTRDSPINKAFEVQPDITLSDRATEVQPDITVSETNSRQELPVVSEADSERLARIEQSLGMLWDKVAASGGKQEERHAEVLGLCSSLKEELHTNTDKKTMGQWVGTIVEQRLSLLRQEMERETEHSQKHQEEFEAGYQTQQSRLAKIEALLQDLAQRTEELQTRQEADTPSAVSGEMDSASHATLLAQVRKLEEALSSIRADLQGVNGCKGRCEQLDSLHDTISAQVKKELQVLLYGSEQKDVTLPGSLMQWLSTQFVSNSDLLVSLGALEKRILGNLSLQLEEMQQKPSEEMITQRVLQATEQSGLSEEDVQLIVQNALKLYSEDRIGLVDYALESGGGSILSTRCSETYETKTALMSLFGFPLWYFSQSPRAVIQPDVHPGNCWAFKGSTGYLVIRLCVKIVPTAFSLEHIPKALSPTGNISSAPRNFTVYGLEDEQQEEGQLLGQYVYQEDGDALQTYPVTENNTEAFQIIELRVLSNWGHPEYTCLYRFRVHGEPVQQ
- the sun1a gene encoding SUN domain-containing protein 1 isoform X6; the protein is MSRRSLRLHTNSAHYGDDSLLDSSVNRSGSYSTESRVHQESKTVKSRRSQRSVSGSSSLFQTPVKSQSLALQAHNSSMHSCAASDASLLSSLLDESSIQEHTLVNSFWGLDKDGDLKDQTLHADHSFSLNNSGTHVAQTQTSTLHGGYICNNCVASHSDRRDALQAYTSSKTCSSSSCSYSSAALHGTAVDGATSAASTSFSSPHTTVYSRERSRRHRAGVLGVVSEAFLYHSRRVCASVVCVFTILMQSVLKTCQLGKVQLCSLTDRCVRVCRRAGASSAAALTLPAQYIGLRKTSSGSANGGHASYCGTMNVNEKVTQKDPHTLNGPLCDDCKEKQTSRTVTVSTGSSRAPWLVEALWVLVAFTGRSVLKAGQNVLSAAWFIARKILSILYLAAVSPGSAASGALQWLGTAWYQLVTLMSLLNVFFLTRIVPLLQKLFLIILPFVLTLAVLWYWGMFSFWTLWPVANVTRDSPINKAFEVQPDITLSDRATEVQPDITVSETNSRQELPVVSEADSERLARIEQSLGMLWDKVAASGGKQEERHAEVLGLCSSLKEELHTNTDKKTMGQWVGTIVEQRLSLLRQEMERETEHSQKHQEEFEAGYQTQQSRLAKIEALLQDLAQRTEELQTRQEADTPSAVSGEMDSASHATLLAQVRKLEEALSSIRADLQGVNGCKGRCEQLDSLHDTISAQVKKELQVLLYGSEQKDVTLPGSLMQWLSTQFVSNSDLLVSLGALEKRILGNLSLQLEEMQQKPSEEMITQRVLQATEQSGLSEEDVQLIVQNALKLYSEDRIGLVDYALESGGGSILSTRCSETYETKTALMSLFGFPLWYFSQSPRAVIQPDVHPGNCWAFKGSTGYLVIRLCVKIVPTAFSLEHIPKALSPTGNISSAPRNFTVYGLEDEQQEEGQLLGQYVYQEDGDALQTYPVTENNTEAFQIIELRVLSNWGHPEYTCLYRFRVHGEPVQQ
- the sun1a gene encoding SUN domain-containing protein 1 isoform X2; the protein is MVYSKVHTHTAQQHDADKTGYTYSLSSSYSSSALEYEREHKLAPVFESPRMSRRSLRLHTNSAHYGDDSLLDSSVNRSGSYSTESRVHQESKTVKSRRSQRSVSGSSSLFQTPVKSQSLALQAHNSSMHSCAASDASLLSSLLDESSIQEHTLVNSFWGLDKDGDLKDQTLHADHSFSLNNSGTHVAQTQTSTLHGGYICNNCVASHSDRRDALQAYTSSKTCSSSSCSYSSAALHGTAVDGATSAASTSFSSPHTTVYSRERSRRHRAGVLGVVSEAFLYHSRRVCASVVCVFTILMQSVLKTCQLGKVQLCSLTDRCVRVCRRAGASSAAALTLPAQYIGLRKTSSGSANGGHASYCGTMNVNEKVTQKDPHTLNGPLCDDCKEKQTSRTVTVSTGSSRAPWLVEALWVLVAFTGRSVLKAGQNVLSAAWFIARKILSILYLAAVSPGSAASGALQWLGTAWYQLVTLMSLLNVFFLTRIVPLLQKLFLIILPFVLTLAVLWYWGMFSFWTLWPVANVTRDSPINKAFEVQPDITLSDRATEVQPDITVSETNSRELPVVSEADSERLARIEQSLGMLWDKVAASGGKQEERHAEVLGLCSSLKEELHTNTDKKTMGQWVGTIVEQRLSLLRQEMERETEHSQKHQEEFEAGYQTQQSRLAKIEALLQDLAQRTEELQTRQEADTPSAVSGEMDSASHATLLAQVRKLEEALSSIRADLQGVNGCKGRCEQLDSLHDTISAQVKKELQVLLYGSEQKDVTLPGSLMQWLSTQFVSNSDLLVSLGALEKRILGNLSLQLEEMQQKPSEEMITQRVLQATEQSGLSEEDVQLIVQNALKLYSEDRIGLVDYALESGGGSILSTRCSETYETKTALMSLFGFPLWYFSQSPRAVIQPDVHPGNCWAFKGSTGYLVIRLCVKIVPTAFSLEHIPKALSPTGNISSAPRNFTVYGLEDEQQEEGQLLGQYVYQEDGDALQTYPVTENNTEAFQIIELRVLSNWGHPEYTCLYRFRVHGEPVQQ
- the sun1a gene encoding SUN domain-containing protein 1 isoform X7 — translated: MVYSKVHTHTAQQHDADKTGYTYSLSSSYSSSALEYEREHKLAPVFESPRMSRRSLRLHTNSAHYGDDSLLDSSVNRSGSYSTESRVHQESKTVKSRRSQRSVSGSSSLFQTPVKSQSLALQAHNSSMHSCAASDASLLSSLLDESSIQEHTLVNSFWGLDKDGDLKDQTLHADHSFSLNNSGTHVAQTQTSTLHGGYICNNCVASHSDRRDALQAYTSSKTCSSSSCSYSSAALHGTAVDGATSAASTSFSSPHTTVYSRERSRRHRAGVLGVVSEAFLYHSRRVCASVVCVFTILMQSVLKTCQLGKVQLCSLTDRCVRVCRRAGASSAAALTLPAQYIGLRKTSSGSANGGHASYCGTMNVNEKVTQKDPHTLNGPLCSAASGALQWLGTAWYQLVTLMSLLNVFFLTRIVPLLQKLFLIILPFVLTLAVLWYWGMFSFWTLWPVANVTRDSPINKAFEVQPDITLSDRATEVQPDITVSETNSRQELPVVSEADSERLARIEQSLGMLWDKVAASGGKQEERHAEVLGLCSSLKEELHTNTDKKTMGQWVGTIVEQRLSLLRQEMERETEHSQKHQEEFEAGYQTQQSRLAKIEALLQDLAQRTEELQTRQEADTPSAVSGEMDSASHATLLAQVRKLEEALSSIRADLQGVNGCKGRCEQLDSLHDTISAQVKKELQVLLYGSEQKDVTLPGSLMQWLSTQFVSNSDLLVSLGALEKRILGNLSLQLEEMQQKPSEEMITQRVLQATEQSGLSEEDVQLIVQNALKLYSEDRIGLVDYALESGGGSILSTRCSETYETKTALMSLFGFPLWYFSQSPRAVIQPDVHPGNCWAFKGSTGYLVIRLCVKIVPTAFSLEHIPKALSPTGNISSAPRNFTVYGLEDEQQEEGQLLGQYVYQEDGDALQTYPVTENNTEAFQIIELRVLSNWGHPEYTCLYRFRVHGEPVQQ
- the sun1a gene encoding SUN domain-containing protein 1 isoform X13, translated to MVYSKVHTHTAQQHDADKTGYTYSLSSSYSSSALEYEREHKLAPVFESPRMSRRSLRLHTNSAHYGDDSLLDSSVNRSGSYSTESRVHQESKTVKSRRSQRSVSGSSSLFQTPVKSQSLALQAHNSSMHSCAASDASLLSSLLDESSIQEHTLVNSFWGLDKDGDLKDQTLHADHSFSLNNSGTHVAQTQTSTLHGGYICNNCVASHSDRRDALQAYTSSKTCSSSSCSYSSAALHGTAVDGATSAASTSFSSPHTTVYSRERSRRHRAGRSVLKAGQNVLSAAWFIARKILSILYLAAVSPGSAASGALQWLGTAWYQLVTLMSLLNVFFLTRIVPLLQKLFLIILPFVLTLAVLWYWGMFSFWTLWPVANVTRDSPINKAFEVQPDITLSDRATEVQPDITVSETNSRQELPVVSEADSERLARIEQSLGMLWDKVAASGGKQEERHAEVLGLCSSLKEELHTNTDKKTMGQWVGTIVEQRLSLLRQEMERETEHSQKHQEEFEAGYQTQQSRLAKIEALLQDLAQRTEELQTRQEADTPSAVSGEMDSASHATLLAQVRKLEEALSSIRADLQGVNGCKGRCEQLDSLHDTISAQVKKELQVLLYGSEQKDVTLPGSLMQWLSTQFVSNSDLLVSLGALEKRILGNLSLQLEEMQQKPSEEMITQRVLQATEQSGLSEEDVQLIVQNALKLYSEDRIGLVDYALESGGGSILSTRCSETYETKTALMSLFGFPLWYFSQSPRAVIQPDVHPGNCWAFKGSTGYLVIRLCVKIVPTAFSLEHIPKALSPTGNISSAPRNFTVYGLEDEQQEEGQLLGQYVYQEDGDALQTYPVTENNTEAFQIIELRVLSNWGHPEYTCLYRFRVHGEPVQQ